CGGTTTGGGCCATGGTTGGGCATAGGCCCAATTCAGGGGAACGGTCCAAATCACCGCGTGCCCGGGCCAGAGCAGCGCAGCCAAAGCAATCTGCGAAACCGTCATCATGTGGGAGTGGCCTGAGTCACTGGGGTGCCATCTTTGCGAATGGCGGGCGAGCCTGGCCCGAGGAGGGCATCGAGCAATTTTTCCAGTCGAAACGGCTTGAACAGCACAAACCGCAGGCCGTCCTGACGGGCTTTAATCAGGGAGTGTGAGGCGTCGTAGTCAAACCCGGTGACCAACACCATGCGCGATTGCGGCTGCAATTGGCGAAAACGACAGTAGGTTTCGTAGCCGCGAAGGTCCGGCAGTTTGATGTCCGCCAGAATGACATCATAAGTCGCATTTCGTGCAAGCGCCAGACCTTCCATGCCGGTCGGAGCGGTTTCCACGAGACAGCCAAAACGATCCAAAAACAGGTGGGCACTTTGGCGGACACGTTCTTCATTATCGACGACGAGAATGCGCAACCCCTTGAGCAGCGTCAGGTTAATGCCTTTGGTCCCCGCGGGGCGGACGGGAGACATGTTCAAATCGTCGCCGACTTTGTGGATATTCTGCTTGATGGTGCGGGCGCTTTGAATGATCCGTTGGACGGTCGAAACTGCGTCGGGGTCTGTAGTGCTGAGCCGATCGAGCAGGCCGGAAGCCATCGTCAGGAGTTCATCCACGGGCATGGCGATTTCCCGATGGATGGCGTTGATCGATTCGGCGACGGTGCAAGTTTGTTGTGCCGACAGAAGTTGCAATGTGTGCAGGGCTTGCGCGATTTCGCGGCTGAACAGCTCCGTAAATTGCAAATCTTCCAGCGAGAAGCCGTTGGGTTTCGGCGATTCGACGTTGAAGGTGCCAATGACCTCATTTTGGGCAATCAACGGCACGGTCAACGAACTGCGAGCGGCGTGGGCACCTTGAAGATACAACGGATCGATCGTCGTATCGGGACACAAATAACTGTGACCGGTTGCCGCGACATATCCCGTGACGCCATTTCCTTCCGGACGGGCATAAAGCGTCCGATTCGCGGCTTCTTCGGTCATTCCTTCCGCAAGCAACGGAACAAGTTGCCCGGTCTGACGGTTCAGCAGTCGAATTTCAAGAATATCGAAGTGAAGCAAATCATGAATCGAGCGCGTGAGATTCTGTTTGAGGAGTTCCGTGCGAGTCTGCACGTTCATCTCAGGAATCTGATCGGTATCCAGTGCAGTGAGGTCGGTGCCGGCTCGATGGAGGGCTTCGAGTTTCTGCTGGCGTTGCTCGGATTGTTGAATGGTGAGGCGGAGGTCGATCAGAGGTTGCGGCGCGACGATGACCGCATCGTAGGGCGTCTCTCGAAAATAATCCCACGCTGCCGAGGGATCGGCAACACGAGTAACATCGGCGTGCCCCAGAGCAGACGGTGCTGGTAATCGGCACTCGCTGCGGGGGTCATCGATTATCAGGATTCGCGGTCGCTGATCCACAGTTGACCAGTCCCTTGAGCAACGGGAAAGTCACAACGGCATTATACGAGACAATTCGAAGCGACTCAACTAACATTCGCTCCATCTGGTCGGTTTAACCCGGCAAATCTCGTTTCGGCGGGGTCGCTGTTGGCGAATACGGGCAGTTCCGACAGCCGTTGTCACAGCAATACCCACGCTTCAGCAAGCCGAGTGCGGTGAAAACCACGCATCCATACTCGACAGTGTAGTCCACGCCTTCCACGTATTCGATGGCCGGTTCGTGAGATGCGGCACCCGAAGCACGATGATCGGAACTCATGGCTTTTCCCATCCACACTGGACAAATCAACGGATTTTGCGGATACCAAACCCCACAGTTGGCTCATGGCCAGGATGGTCATGATATTTCGTCGATGATTCGGGTGTGAGGTTTGTTGCGATGCCTGGTACGATTCCCCGTCGCTCCGCTGGTTTGCTCTTGCATCCGACATCACTGCCGGGTCCGTATGGGATCGGCGATTTGGGGCCAGCGGCTCGAGTCTGGATCGATACATTAGCCCGCGCCAAGCAGACGTGGTGGCAGATTCTACCACTTGGTCCGACCGGGTATGGCGATTCGCCCTATCAGTGTTATTCGGCCTTTGCGGGCAATCCCTATCTCATTAGCCCTGAACAGCTTGCGGAAGATGGGCTCTTGGCAACTCCGCCGCCGCTTGATTCCGATGCCCCGGTCGATCGTGTCGATTACGATCGTGCCATTCCGTACAAGGTCAATATTCTTCGGGAAGCCTGGGCGAATTTTCAAGGGGGGCGTTCCGCTCACCTGAAAAGCGATTTCGAGTCGTTTCGCCACCAACATCGGGCGTGGCTCGATGATTATGCGCTATTTCGAGCGTTGAAGGATGCCCGGTCGGGGGCACCTTGGTACGATTGGCCGACGCCGTTGCGCGAATTTCAACCGGCGGCCATTGACGAGGCCCGACGCGAATTCGCCGATGGAATCGGATTCCACGCATTTTCGCAATTTTTGTTTTTTCGACAACTTCGCCAATTGCGGGAATATGGACGGGAACGGGGCGTCAAGCTGATTGGCGATGCGCCAATTTTCGTCTCCGGCGATTCTGCTGATGCCTGGGCGAATCCGCAACTGTTTCTGTTGGATGAAAATCGTCGTCCAACAGTCGTGGCCGGGGTTCCGCCGGATTACTTCAGCCCCACGGGACAACTTTGGGGCAATCCGGTCTACCGCTGGGATGCGATGGAACGCGACGGCTATCGCTGGTGGATTGATCGCATGCGGATGACCCTGGAATCGGTCGATCTGGTGCGGCTGGACCACTTCCGCGGCTTTGCGGCTGCGTGGCATGTACCGGCAGGGGATGCCACCGCCGAATATGGCAGTTGGGTACCGGGGCCGGGAGCCGCCCTCTTCGAGAAAATGCGCGATGGCTTGGGCTGGCTGCCGATTATCGCAGAGGATCTCGGCGTGATTTCGCCAGATGTAGATGCGCTGCGCACGCAGTTCGATCTGCCAGGAATGCGGATTCTGCACTTCGCTTTCTGGGGTGATCCCAACGATCGCTTTTTGCCTCATAATTACGAGCGCAATACGGTTGTCTATACCGGCACGCACGATAACGATACCACGATGGGCTGGTATCACACGCTTCAGGCCCACGAACGAGCGTTTCTGCAACGCTATCTCGGCGGCGATCGACCGGAATCGGTGGTCTGGGATCTGATTCGTTTGGCGTGGTCATCGGTCGCCGATCTGGCGATTGTCCCCGTGCAAGATGTGCTTGAGCTCGATACCCGCGGACGAATGAATCTGCCGGGCCGACTCGGGGGCAACTGGCTGTGGCGCATGGAAGGGCGAGCGTTGCATGATCCGGCATTCGAGCGGTTGGGTGATCTCACCGATCTGTATTCGCGTACTGCAAAACGATCATCACTGGGCGATCGTTGAGTTGGTGGCTATAATCGGGTTGGCTGAGTGAACGGGAACTCCGCCATCCTCGAACCACCAAACCTGCCGCGAGACTCGATGAGTTCGGAAACCACTGCGATCGCTTCTGCAAATGGCACTTCGGCTCCCTTGTCACTCCGGGATGCGACGACCTTGTTGACCCGGACTCGGGAGCATCTTTCCGGGGTGGTGCTGGGGAAACCCGAAGTCATCCGCATGGCATTGATCGGGATTCTCGCCGAAGGGCACCTGCTCATCGAGGATGTTCCCGGTGTCGGCAAGACGCTCTTGGCAAAAGCGATTTCGCATACGTTGGGCTGCCGCTTCAATCGCGTGCAATTCACGCCGGATTTGCTGCCCGGCGACCTCATCGGCACCAGCGTGCTCCATCCGCCCACGGGAACCTTCCGATTCCAACCCGGGCC
This DNA window, taken from Tuwongella immobilis, encodes the following:
- the malQ gene encoding 4-alpha-glucanotransferase, translated to MPGTIPRRSAGLLLHPTSLPGPYGIGDLGPAARVWIDTLARAKQTWWQILPLGPTGYGDSPYQCYSAFAGNPYLISPEQLAEDGLLATPPPLDSDAPVDRVDYDRAIPYKVNILREAWANFQGGRSAHLKSDFESFRHQHRAWLDDYALFRALKDARSGAPWYDWPTPLREFQPAAIDEARREFADGIGFHAFSQFLFFRQLRQLREYGRERGVKLIGDAPIFVSGDSADAWANPQLFLLDENRRPTVVAGVPPDYFSPTGQLWGNPVYRWDAMERDGYRWWIDRMRMTLESVDLVRLDHFRGFAAAWHVPAGDATAEYGSWVPGPGAALFEKMRDGLGWLPIIAEDLGVISPDVDALRTQFDLPGMRILHFAFWGDPNDRFLPHNYERNTVVYTGTHDNDTTMGWYHTLQAHERAFLQRYLGGDRPESVVWDLIRLAWSSVADLAIVPVQDVLELDTRGRMNLPGRLGGNWLWRMEGRALHDPAFERLGDLTDLYSRTAKRSSLGDR
- a CDS encoding response regulator, with the translated sequence MDQRPRILIIDDPRSECRLPAPSALGHADVTRVADPSAAWDYFRETPYDAVIVAPQPLIDLRLTIQQSEQRQQKLEALHRAGTDLTALDTDQIPEMNVQTRTELLKQNLTRSIHDLLHFDILEIRLLNRQTGQLVPLLAEGMTEEAANRTLYARPEGNGVTGYVAATGHSYLCPDTTIDPLYLQGAHAARSSLTVPLIAQNEVIGTFNVESPKPNGFSLEDLQFTELFSREIAQALHTLQLLSAQQTCTVAESINAIHREIAMPVDELLTMASGLLDRLSTTDPDAVSTVQRIIQSARTIKQNIHKVGDDLNMSPVRPAGTKGINLTLLKGLRILVVDNEERVRQSAHLFLDRFGCLVETAPTGMEGLALARNATYDVILADIKLPDLRGYETYCRFRQLQPQSRMVLVTGFDYDASHSLIKARQDGLRFVLFKPFRLEKLLDALLGPGSPAIRKDGTPVTQATPT
- a CDS encoding DUF5522 domain-containing protein; translated protein: MGKAMSSDHRASGAASHEPAIEYVEGVDYTVEYGCVVFTALGLLKRGYCCDNGCRNCPYSPTATPPKRDLPG